The window GAAAAgagatccaaatcaaatcaaatcaacagattgtaaattaaagataaacatttcTGCTAAGAGTATTATATTATTGTTTGATTGATTATGACTTTTATATCACCCAGAAGTGCTATTTGAaaagttagctccaggtaaatgttgcaattcaaACATCATACAAACCAGCTTTTCCTCCGACTTCTCCCAGGGTGTCATGTATACGATTAACCACAGGAACAAAACCTGTAAGAAGGAGAGGCTGAAAAGGGAGGACTTCCACCCTATGGAGATCCCTGCCGATGCTGCTCTGCTGGGCCAGGTTATCTTAGGGAGCTCCTCTGGTCCAGGACAAGGTCTGCTGGTCAACACCTGGTATGGAGAAGTTGCAACCCCAAGTGGTAAGGAAATGGACAAGGCATGCAGTTTGTTAAATACTTGCCTTTTATTTGTGGCCATCCTCTCTCCGAGGGAATACCAAGAAACATTCCTTAGCAACCAGTTGTTGCATGGCAATTCAGATTTGTGATTCTGTTCTCAAATCACATTTCTACTCACTGATTGTGGCTTTCTGACTGTGGATCAATTTCATCACCAGGTAAAGACAAGTGGGTGAGTACCTTCACTGAGTTTGGGTGCATACCTGTCAGCTC of the Oncorhynchus gorbuscha isolate QuinsamMale2020 ecotype Even-year linkage group LG25, OgorEven_v1.0, whole genome shotgun sequence genome contains:
- the LOC124014177 gene encoding ependymin-like, which gives rise to MRSVLGWSSIDKGVMYTINHRNKTCKKERLKREDFHPMEIPADAALLGQVILGSSSGPGQGLLVNTWYGEVATPSGKDKWVSTFTEFGCIPVSSAYYTDKTGWMLSSFFNIVVGILDPREFFPPKFCQGALLDETEEAADFYSIFKNFTKYS